TACTCTGTGGAAGTAAGGGAAATATCTTCTCCGGCACGGGTCACCTTTTTAGTATAGTCATTCACTGTAAGATCCGAAAACTGAAACACATGTTCCTGATCCGGTTCAGGTTCTGCGACTTCCTGTGGTCCGTTGTTATGGCTTCTTCTCAGCAGGGATTTTACACGGGCTACCAATTCAATAAATTTAAAGGGTTTCACCAGGTAATCATCTCCTCCACTTTCCAGGCCAAGCACAATATTTTCAGAAGTTCCCAACGCTGTAAGGAATAAAATCGGAACACTCTGATTCGTTTTTCTTATTTCTTTACATACATCCAACCCGTTCATTTCCGGTAGCATAATGTCCAGAATTACCAGATCGAAGTCATTGGCCTGCACAAGCTGCACTCCTGTACGGCCGTCAAAAGCCACAGAAATTTCATACCCGTTTTCCTGAAGTCCTTTTTTAATAAAAGAAACTACGCTGGTCTCGTCTTCGATAAGAATAATTTTTTTCATAAATGAAATAAGGAGTTTTACAAAAATAGGGAAATTTTTTATGAAAAGCCGGAAGCACTCAGGAACAGGATCCTTCCTTTGTATCTGCTACAATAATTTTCAATGAATTGATTCCTTCCTTATATACAATCTCTACAGAATAATATTACCTTTGTTTCTCAATATAATGAAGAAAAATAATTCAGGTTAAATTACACAGCATTATGAATGACTTTTTAATAGGTATCGGCAAGAGATTAAAGGATATTAGAAAAAAGAACAATTTAACCATTAATGAACTGGCTTTCAAAGCCAATGTGAGCAACGGCCTTGTTTCCAGGATTGAAAACGGAAGAACCATTCCATCGCTTCCTGTTTTACTGGACCTGATTCAGTCGCTTGAGATAGATGCCAGCTATTTCTTTGAAGGTGTAGAGAAAAAGTCTAATGCGAAATTCATTTATGTTCCCAGAGAAAGCCAGCAGATCATTGAAAAAGAGGTTGAGGCTGAAGGGTTTAAATATATGCACATTTTCAGCAAAAGTCTTCACTCTTTAGGTTTTGAAGCTGTTTTGCTGACTCTTGAGCCCAATTCTAAAAGGGAAAAGGTAATCACAGATGCCTGGGAGTTCAAATATATTTTAAAAGGCGAAGTCAAGTATATCATAGATAATGAAGAGATAATTCTGAAAGAAGGTGATTCTTTATATTTTAACGGTAAGTTTCCACACGTGCCGGTAAGCATCAGTGATCAAAGCTGTGTGATGCTGGTGCTGTACTTTTATACTGCATAATAGTTTTCATCAGCAATACATTCTCTTAGCCATTCTATTCAAGAGAGACGGGCTTTAGCCCGTTCTCATTAAAAAGATTATTCCATTGGCTTTAGCCTAAACTTATAATCCGTATAACAGATTCAATATAATGAATAGCCATTGAGGTTTCTACGTAAGTCATAAAAGATGAAAAAAATTCAAAGTTTCCGACCCATCCGGTAAGCTGTTATTTTATACTTTT
This portion of the Chryseobacterium arthrosphaerae genome encodes:
- a CDS encoding response regulator transcription factor encodes the protein MKKIILIEDETSVVSFIKKGLQENGYEISVAFDGRTGVQLVQANDFDLVILDIMLPEMNGLDVCKEIRKTNQSVPILFLTALGTSENIVLGLESGGDDYLVKPFKFIELVARVKSLLRRSHNNGPQEVAEPEPDQEHVFQFSDLTVNDYTKKVTRAGEDISLTSTEYKLLLYFLNNPEKVISRAEILDAVWGVNYELGTNVVDVYVNYLRKKLDNQEDNKLIHTVIGMGYVLKKT
- a CDS encoding helix-turn-helix domain-containing protein, which codes for MNDFLIGIGKRLKDIRKKNNLTINELAFKANVSNGLVSRIENGRTIPSLPVLLDLIQSLEIDASYFFEGVEKKSNAKFIYVPRESQQIIEKEVEAEGFKYMHIFSKSLHSLGFEAVLLTLEPNSKREKVITDAWEFKYILKGEVKYIIDNEEIILKEGDSLYFNGKFPHVPVSISDQSCVMLVLYFYTA